GGCGTAAAAAAACGCAGGATAACAGAGAATCAGTCTGCTATCCTGCGTGTGAATGTCGGCGGTGATTAATTCTGGATCAGAACGTTCACGCCTTTTTTATTCGAGAGTACGATATCAGGGCGGCCATCGCCGTTCATGTCGGCCATGGAAAACTGGGTGCCCACGCCGGTATCGTTGCCCGCTTCGATTTTGTGAGGAATGATCTGCGGCGCGGAGTTCTTACCCCGTTTGATTTCATACCAGTACATCACAACCGGATCTTTACCACCCGGATCTTTCCCATTGTGAGCAAAGAACCGTTTACCGGTGACCATATCCCGCTGTCCGTCGCCATTCATATCAATGAAGTGCATGGCGTGGGTTTGAGAGTAGCTCTTGTCAATCAGGTGCGCTTTGAATTTGGGTTTGTCTCCTTCTGATACATTCTCAAACCACCAGACGCCAAACGCATGAGCCGAACTGCCAATGATGTCGTTATCACCATCCTGGTCGAGGTCTTCCACATACAGGTCGGCCATCTTTTCAGGAGGCTCAGAACCGCTGACACTCAATGTAAACGGATGGAATTTCCAGAGCCCTTCACCGAATTCTTTCGGCCCTTCCCACCAGCCATTGGGAATCAGAACATCCTGACGGCCATCTTTGTTAACATCGCCAACGCCCAGACCGTGGTAATATTTGAACGTGCCGTTTTTCATGGGATCGCCGGGTTTGCTGATGGGCATGAAGGTCCATTTTTTCGTGGCCTGTTCCGGCGGTGGAATTTCCAGATATCCCATCTGTTGCTCTGGTTGTGAGCCGAAGATCAGTTCTGGTTTTCCATCCCCATTCAGGTCTTCGAATTTGGGAGTTTCATTACAGATGCTGTGCCAGATCAGGTGTTCTTTCCAGTGACCTGATTTATTTTTTGGATTTTCATACCAGTAGAATTCTTTGCCGGGAAAGCTGACGTAAATGAAATCGGTCCAGCCATCCTGGTTGATGTCGTAAGCGAAGTTGCAGAAGCTGTCACTGTATCCCACGCCAGCAACGAATTTTCCGGGTTTGCGAACTTCGTGCATTTTCCAGTCCGGTGCTTCGTACCAGACATCGCCGGCAATCACATCCATTTTACCATCTTTATTCACG
This genomic interval from Gimesia alba contains the following:
- a CDS encoding FG-GAP repeat domain-containing protein, with protein sequence MKIKHETYRCLSTFSVATLLVLLGGSLELSAGEIWQRQQLDAAFRSEGSAAADVNKDGKMDVIAGDVWYEAPDWKMHEVRKPGKFVAGVGYSDSFCNFAYDINQDGWTDFIYVSFPGKEFYWYENPKNKSGHWKEHLIWHSICNETPKFEDLNGDGKPELIFGSQPEQQMGYLEIPPPEQATKKWTFMPISKPGDPMKNGTFKYYHGLGVGDVNKDGRQDVLIPNGWWEGPKEFGEGLWKFHPFTLSVSGSEPPEKMADLYVEDLDQDGDNDIIGSSAHAFGVWWFENVSEGDKPKFKAHLIDKSYSQTHAMHFIDMNGDGQRDMVTGKRFFAHNGKDPGGKDPVVMYWYEIKRGKNSAPQIIPHKIEAGNDTGVGTQFSMADMNGDGRPDIVLSNKKGVNVLIQN